The following are from one region of the Gadus chalcogrammus isolate NIFS_2021 chromosome 19, NIFS_Gcha_1.0, whole genome shotgun sequence genome:
- the LOC130372179 gene encoding uncharacterized protein LOC130372179: METQDIDNPILPAAGVRRSHAADGGAGPPPGGHYDDWTPNPLQRGGRVQSDHSPMSNALLRCRRPLIMATYNANTVREEARLEELAHCAEDRGVEILAVQEHRRVHTDQTINYRRVGGRTFITSSAWRNDAQAATGGVGLMVSPRARKALRRVHPHTNRILSADFEGNPVTTVMSVYSPTNVAPIEEVEKFYDDLRTAIHHVPAHNFLIILGDFNARLGPEDAPFTYHTNTNRNGEHLAALLTEHELLAANTLFRKRMGKRWTFQDRASSMRRQLDYILVRRKWRKSILNAESYSTFDSVGSDHRVVATRLRLSLRVPKSAPRARPDWEAFAGSPELQAKYTAEVRARLHLAEEGEPTAYERFLSANEEATRKWVPTKGRHRASPRSKHPEVVRARTLVEEARRSFERVGTAESREELNSAKQQLFSTYDRIKGEELMEKVKKVEAEHGKQRYKESWKVINEMSGRKKTREGQLAGCSPEERVTSWFTHFRDLLGTHPTVDGAEEEIPAVLTNLNIDDGPFTATEFATVKSTLKQGKSAGPDGIPPEVPKHCDLDNIILEICNQALIENIKPDIWSLSNIIPVPKSGDLAKPDNYRGISLTCVIAKMYNRMILNRIRDAIDPHLRDNQNGFRKGRTTVGQILALRRIIEEVKRNNLTAVLCFIDFKKAFDSINRSMMLKILKAYGVPPNLLRATEAMYKGTRAKVVTPDGISEEFDILAGVQQGDTLAPFLFIIALDYALRKAINGREQELGFTITPRKSRRSPAVALADLDYADDICLVSDRVEQAQELLNRVEVECAKVGLRLNIKKTKVITYNICTDHLPITTSEGSSLQEVNDFKYLGSWVNSTEQDLKVRKAMAWRALNVMSSVWRSNLPRRIKLSLFHATVESVLLYGCESWTLTPTLQKSLDGCYTRMLRAVLNVDQNAHITNKDLYGRLPRLSQKVASRRMKLAGHCHRHRELPASRLVLWEPTRGHRSRGRSALTYVDVLKKDAGAESSSELAGCMENREDWRLRWKLV; the protein is encoded by the coding sequence ATGGAGACACAAGACATCGATAATCCTATACTTCCAGCGGCGGGAGTCCGCAGGAGCCACGCAGCGGACGGTGGTGCTGGTCCTCCTCCGGGGGGACACTATGACGACTGGACCCCAAACCCTCTCCAACGGGGAGGGAGGGTTCAGTCTGACCACAGCCCAATGTCCAATGCACTCTTGCGCTGTAGAAGGCCACTTATTATGGCAACCTACAACGCAAACACAGTGAGGGAAGAGGCGAGGTTGGAAGAACTAGCGCACTGTGCCGAGGATAGGGGAGTGGAGATCCTGGCAGTCCAGGAGCATAGGAGAGTACACACAGACCAGACAATTAACTATCGCAGAGTGGGGGGACGCACGTTCATCACCTCATCTGCATGGCGTAATGATGCCCAGGCAGCAACGGGTGGCGTGGGACTCATGGTGAGCCCCCGAGCACGAAAGGCCCTCCGTAGGGTGCACCCGCACACCAACAGGATCCTTAGTGCCGATTTCGAGGGTAACCCAGTAACAACGGTCATGAGTGTATACTCTCCCACCAACGTAGCACCGATCGAGGAAGTTGAAAAGTTCTACGATGACCTAAGAACAGCGATCCACCATGTGCCGGCTCACAACTTCCTCATAATCCTGGGGGACTTCAACGCGAGACTCGGACCGGAAGACGCACCGTTCACGTACCACACCAATACCAACCGCAACGGAGAACATCTAGCTGCCCTTCTTACGGAACATGAACTACTGGCCGCCAACACCTTGTTCCGTAAGAGAATGGGCAAGAGATGGACATTCCAGGACCGAGCCAGCAGTATGCGACGTCAGCTGGACTACATACTGgtaaggaggaagtggaggaagtCCATCCTAAATGCAGAGTCCTACAGCACGTTCGATTCTGTAGGCTCCGATCACCGTGTGGTCGCCACGAGGCTGCGCCTGAGCCTAAGGGTCCCCAAGAGCGCCCCGAGAGCCCGGCCCGACTGGGAGGCCTTCGCGGGAAGCCCTGAACTCCAGGCCAAATACACAGCGGAGGTGAGAGCCCGCCTACATCTGGCCGAGGAAGGGGAGCCAACGGCCTACGAGCGGTTCCTATCCGCCAACGAAGAGGCAACCAGGAAATGGGTGCCAACAAAGGGGAGACATAGAGCCTCTCCTAGGTCCAAACACCCGGAGGTTGTGCGAGCGCGGACACTGGTGGAAGAGGCACGCAGAAGCTTTGAGAGAGTGGGGACCGCAGAGAGTAGGGAGGAGCTGAACAGCGCCAAACAGCAGCTGTTCAGCACCTACGACAGGATCAAAGGGGAAGAATTGATGGAGAAGGTGAAGAAGGTGGAGGCAGAACATGGCAAACAGAGATACAAGGAGTCATGGAAGGTCATAAACGAGATGAGTGGGCGCAAGAAGACGAGAGAGGGACAGCTAGCAGGCTGCAGCCCAGAGGAGAGAGTGACCTCCTGGTTCACCCACTTCCGGGATCTCCTAGGCACCCACCCAACAGTGGACGGAGCTGAGGAAGAGATACCTGCAGTCCTCACAAACCTCAACATTGACGATGGCCCCTTTACAGCTACGGAGTTTGCCACAGTGAAGTCCACCCTGAAGCAAGGAAAAAGTGCTGGGCCGGACGGTATCCCCCCAGAGGTCCCTAAACACTGCGATCTCGATAACATCATACTGGAGATCTGCAACCAGGCTCTGATAGAAAACATCAAACCCGATATATGGTCCCTCTCTAATATCATCCCGGTGCCCAAGTCTGGAGATCTGGCTAAGCCGGACAATTATCGTGGCATTAGCCTGACCTGTGTCATAGCGAAGATGTACAACCGCATGATACTAAACCGGATTAGGGACGCCATTGACCCACACCTGAGGGACAACCAAAATGGCTTCAGAAAGGGAAGGACCACCGTAGGCCAGATCCTGGCCTTAAGGAGAATCATTGAGGAAGTGAAGAGGAACAATTTGACAGCGGTGCTATGTTTCATTGACTTCAAAAAAGCATTTGACTCAATAAACAGAAGCATGATGCTGAAAATCCTTAAAGCTTACGGGGTCCCCCCGAATCTACTCCGGGCCACAGAGGCCATGTACAAGGGCACAAGAGCCAAGGTGGTAACCCCAGATGGCATCAGCGAGGAGTTCGACATTCTGGCAGGGGTGCAGCAGGGGGATACTCTTGCCCCCTTCCTCTTTATCATAGCCCTTGACTACGCGCTCAGGAAAGCCATCAACGGGCGGGAGCAGGAGCTGGGCTTCACAATCACACCAAGGAAGTCTAGAAGAAGCCCTGCTGTAGCCCTGGCAGACCTAGACTACGCAGATGACATCTGCCTGGTGTCTGACCGCGTGGAGCAGGCACAGGAACTCCTGAACAGAGTAGAGGTGGAATGTGCTAAGGTTGGCCTCAGACTGAACATAAAGAAGACTAAGGTAATCACCTATAACATCTGCACAGACCATCTGCCGATTACAACATCAGAAGGCAGCTCTTTGCAAGAGGTCAATGACTTCAAGTACCTGGGTTCCTGGGTAAACTCCACAGAACAAGACCTTAAGGTCAGGAAGGCAATGGCGTGGAGAGCCCTGAATGTTATGTCAAGCGTGTGGCGCTCAAATCTTCCCCGTCGCATAAAGCTGAGCCTATTTCATGCCACTGTGGAGTCCGTCCTCCTGTATGGCTGCGAAAGCTGGACCCTGACGCCCACCCTGCAGAAGTCCTTGGATGGGTGCTACACCAGGATGCTACGAGCAGTGCTGAATGTAGACCAGAATGCCCACATTACCAACAAGGATCTGTACGGGCGGCTGCCGAGGCTCAGCCAGAAGGTAGCATCCAGGAGGATGAAGCTGGCCGGCCACTGCCACAGACATCGGGAGCTCCCGGCCAGCAGGCTGGTCCTGTGGGAACCAACGCGCGGGCATCGATCGCGAGGACGTTCCGCGCTAACGTACGTGGACGTGCTTAAGAAAGATGCGGGAGCTGAAAGTTCTTCGGAGCTGGCCGGGTGTATGGAGAACCGAGAGGATTGGAGACTCCGATGGAAGCTCGTCTGA